CTTGGCTTCAGGTCTCGCAATATAGAAGCATGTTTTCCAACAGAGTATCTACAGAACAAACCCAAGATTATAAATCAAacgattgaaaaaaaaaaaaaaatcattcattaGCAAACAGTTATGCAAATAAATTTACCTAATACCCAGTTGCAAATTAAGCATTAGTTCGTAGTTCTTGTGGCCTTTGGAAATAGTTTGGCCTGGTTTCTTCATTTCCCCACTGAAACAACAGGGACCCTTCCTGAACTGCCTAATCGTATCTCGATCAAACCCAAATCCTTCCCTGTAAATCATGGATGCCTCCACATTATCAAGAATATCACATGTGATATCTCCAGCTTCGCCATCTGATTCCCATATACAAATCCTAGGAAAAATCATGCTCTTCTCCGTTGAGCTACCTCGAGCTCCATCCACGGACGATCTCTTCCTAGAAGAAGTAACCATTAGATTTTGCTCCTTCCCATTGTTGCCGTGACAAAACGTGCTGTTTAACTGCTGTAACTTGGCGTCTTTGCTGTTCATATTCCAAGTTCCAATGTAACAACTGCCGTCAGGCCAAGTGAAAACTCCGTTACCTTTGGGGACTCCATTTTCCCACTGGCCGTCGTATTTGTTTCCGTTAGACCAGATCAAAGTTCCTCTACCGGAAATCACACCATTTTTCCATTCCCCAATATATTCATTTCCGTTCCTCCACACATAACGCCCCTGCCCTTCTTGAAGATTCTTCTTCCACCATCCTTCATAAAAGTCGCCGTTAGCATAATGTTTCTCGCCGTAGCCGTGTTTGCGGTCGGAACTCCACGACCCACGATAGGTGTCTCCGTCAGATCCAGTGAAGGTACCAAAACCTTCCATCCGACCCGACTTGAATTCGCCTTCAAAAGTAGCACCCGAAGGCCATGAGAACTTGCCTTTACCTGAAGCTTTACCTCTTCGCCACTCGCCTTCGTACATGCACCCGTCAGTCCACAAATACTTGCCCGATCCATGAGGGGCGTTGCCGGAGAAACACCCTCTGTATAGATCCCCGTTAGGTAGATGCTTCTCGATCACTGTTCCAGCGATTCCACTTCCTCCCGTGGAGCTCGTCTCGCCGTCAATCACGGCGTTAGTTATAGTAGTAGGTGTAACTCTCCGTGTGGTGGCTTGGGATCGAGTACGGCCGACTACCGGAATGGACGGTACAGCTGGTTTGAGGTCAGTGCGGTTAGTATTTTCCTCCTCGGACTTTTTCTTCCTAATGTTAAGGACGGCGTCGTTTGGTTGTTCGAGCAATATCGCTTCGTACATTTTCCTGGTCTcataaatcacataaaaaaaactACACGGTCTCGAAGTAAAATTGTGTTGGCCTAATTAAAGCATTTCCGCCATGTTTCCACCGGAGAGTGTTGGCCTAATTAAAGCATTTCCGCCATGTTTCCACCGGAGAGTGTAGGCATTTTCCGACGATACAGTACAATTTTGAgacttatttttcctttctctttctagaattttcttttctctctctttctttctctttagtgCTTTGTTAGCATCCGGTTGGGAGAAAATACGTGAGAATCTTACAAGCACCAGCACAAAACAGCGAAgatagagagagaaacaaagacataaaaataatataaaacaagagagagaaagattaAGAGGGTAATGAGCCGGCTTTTGCCTAGGGAACGTTGCTAGCCTCACCAGCCCagctttatttttcaaatttttatgacCACTATGCCCCTCCTTCCACGGTTGCTTTTAACTGTCCTGTCTTCTTTATTTCGGTTTCATCGTGACGTGACGGATTGCCCCGATAACTACGATACGAGGGTATATTTGTACGTAATGTTCTTTCTACTCTTTTTACCCTTCGCCTTTTATtctaaatacaaaatattttgtgtacTATGGTTGGCTGGCCTGGCTCGAAACTGCTGATGCCGGTGACCAGTCAATGTTTGACTATGccatataaaatattagaattaaattatattttttacaccTAGTTTGAGCTGAGTTAAATAGAAAAACAGTAGGTGACACACACAATTTGTCAAGGCAAATTGGCAAATTAGATGATGGTAAGACAcacaaaatttggtaaaaacCCAATTTTAAATCTTGGTCAACCTATGCATCATATAAATCCACCAaaccatattataaaaaaatccaaGAAAGAAGCAATAAAATCTAGTTTATTAAGCTTCAGAAAATAGTGGTGGTGCAGCATGAATACATGGGCCACCTTGAGCTTGAGAATatccatttttatttaatgggGTTTGATTCATGAAATCAAAGGTTACGATATAagaaaacatcattttcatagTCACTCAATCATGCCTTGTTTTTATTGACTAGGGGTACTGAGGTTGGCCAATAATCCCCGTAACTTggaacaaatataattataatttcttgcttttcttgTAAGGATATGTTTATTAACGTGCATAATTACCGATATTAACAAGAGCAATATAAACCCTagatattagtaaaattaattgattaaacctttatcacatttataaaatattaagttatatgatataataattatgaatttaatcacTATACCTGATTTACCCTCTGTAACgggttttgatttaaaaaaaatatagtagcAATGTGTATAATATTTTCATGCATGGTTTACTGAGTTGACTTACCATTTCTAAGTTGCAAAATTACAGTTTCCTACCTCTCATTCAATTTTAGTTATTAACTTTATTAACTAAAGAGTGTGACCAAATACTTGAAAAAACAAGAATAAGAAAAAGTGAttcaagaaagaagaaaaaagaggcTCAAAAAATAATGAACTTGGCTCCTTCCCTTTCTCTTTGTCACCTCATTTTTTCACGctcattaaaataagttttgcCTGCAACCCTATGTGAATCCAAATTCCCACTCTCAATTACCACTTTCACCACCCATACCTCATGGTTACAACATGTACAACTATTTTAGTAGGATTGGAGCCCAAATACTTGTCACTATCATGATTAA
This sequence is a window from Mangifera indica cultivar Alphonso unplaced genomic scaffold, CATAS_Mindica_2.1 Un_0024, whole genome shotgun sequence. Protein-coding genes within it:
- the LOC123206127 gene encoding phosphatidylinositol 4-phosphate 5-kinase 1-like, which codes for MYEAILLEQPNDAVLNIRKKKSEEENTNRTDLKPAVPSIPVVGRTRSQATTRRVTPTTITNAVIDGETSSTGGSGIAGTVIEKHLPNGDLYRGCFSGNAPHGSGKYLWTDGCMYEGEWRRGKASGKGKFSWPSGATFEGEFKSGRMEGFGTFTGSDGDTYRGSWSSDRKHGYGEKHYANGDFYEGWWKKNLQEGQGRYVWRNGNEYIGEWKNGVISGRGTLIWSNGNKYDGQWENGVPKGNGVFTWPDGSCYIGTWNMNSKDAKLQQLNSTFCHGNNGKEQNLMVTSSRKRSSVDGARGSSTEKSMIFPRICIWESDGEAGDITCDILDNVEASMIYREGFGFDRDTIRQFRKGPCCFSGEMKKPGQTISKGHKNYELMLNLQLGIRYSVGKHASILRDLKPSDFDPKEKFWTRFPPEGSKLTPPHQSVEFRWKDYCPMVFRRLREHFQVDPANYMLAICGDDALRELSSPGKSGSFFYVTQDDRFMIKTVKKSEVKVLIRMLQSYYQHVCRYENSLVTKFYGVHCVKPVGGQKTRFIVMGNLFCSEYQIHRRFDLKGSSHGRTTDKPEDEIDETTTLKDLDLNFVFRLQRNWYQELIKQIERDCEFLEAERIMDYSLLVGLHFRDNTTGDKMGLSPFVLRTGNRDSYQNEKFMRGCRFLEAELQDMDRKLSGQKPLIRLGANMPARAERMARRSDFDQYTQGGVSHLTPSHSGEIYEVVLYFGIIDILQDYDISKKLEHAYKSLQVDPASISAVDPKLYSKRFRDFIGRIFIEDR